GAGATCGCCGACCGCACCGCCAAACTCGGCCGAGGCACAGGCAGGGCAGGCGGCCCCGCGCTCCTCTTCGAGAACGTAGAAGGCTATCCCGGCGCTCGTGTCCTGATGAATCAGTTCGGCAGCGAACGCCGCATGAGGCTTGCGCTCGAGACTGACTCGCTCGACGCCATCGCCGACCGCATCCGCACCCTCATCAAACCGCAGACTCCAACCAGCTTCATGGACAAGCTCAAGCTCCTGCCGATGCTGTCCGAGGTAGGCAACTTCTTCCCGAAGGTCGTCTCCGCCAAAGACGCCCCCTGCAAACAAGTCATCCATCGTGGCGAAGAGGTCAATCTCCTCGAACTACCCATCCTCAAAACCTGGCCACAGGATGGCGGCCCTTTCATCACCCTCCCCTGTGTCATCACGCGCGACCCAAAGTCCGGCAAGCGCAACGTAGGTATGTACCGCATGCAGGTCTACGACGGCAAGACCACCGGCATGCACTGGCAGCGCCAGAAGGTCGCCGCAGAACACATGCGCGAGCGCCTCCGCGAAGCCTCTCCTGACTCTGCCGCCCGCGTCGACCTGATGGCCATCACCGCCGGCGGCACCGCTGCCGCATCCTCCCTCGACACCCTCACCGCCACCACCGTCACCAGGATCCGCGAAGACCGCATGGAGGTCGCCGTAGCCATCGGCACCGACCCCGCCACCACCTTCAGCGCCATCGTGCCCGCCCCCCCCGACGTCGAGGAGTACCTCATCGCCGGCTTCCTCCGCCAGAAGCCGCTCGAAATCGTCAAAGCCGAGACCGTAGACCTTGAAGTTCCGGCCAACGCCGAGTACATCCTCGAAGGCTACGTCGAGCTGGGCGAACTCCGCACCGAAGGCCCCTTCGGCGACCACACCGGCTTCTACACCATGCAGGACGAGTACCCCGTCTTCCACATCACCTGCATCACTCATCGCAAAGACCCCATCTATGCGGCCACCATCGTC
The Edaphobacter lichenicola genome window above contains:
- a CDS encoding UbiD family decarboxylase produces the protein MAYNDLREWIKQLEKAGELKRITIEVSPDLEMAEIADRTAKLGRGTGRAGGPALLFENVEGYPGARVLMNQFGSERRMRLALETDSLDAIADRIRTLIKPQTPTSFMDKLKLLPMLSEVGNFFPKVVSAKDAPCKQVIHRGEEVNLLELPILKTWPQDGGPFITLPCVITRDPKSGKRNVGMYRMQVYDGKTTGMHWQRQKVAAEHMRERLREASPDSAARVDLMAITAGGTAAASSLDTLTATTVTRIREDRMEVAVAIGTDPATTFSAIVPAPPDVEEYLIAGFLRQKPLEIVKAETVDLEVPANAEYILEGYVELGELRTEGPFGDHTGFYTMQDEYPVFHITCITHRKDPIYAATIVGKPPMEDAWMGKAVERIFLPLMQLTLPEIVDVNLPAEGVFHNLMIVSIKKSYAGHARKIMNGIWAMGQAMFTKCIIVVDEDCDVQDLAEVTLRTANNIDPERDIQFTLGPVDSLDHASRLPNFGSKMGIDATRKWAAEGFDRPWPPMLTMDAEVKTKVDALWKKLGIE